Proteins found in one Tamandua tetradactyla isolate mTamTet1 chromosome 1, mTamTet1.pri, whole genome shotgun sequence genomic segment:
- the LOC143684760 gene encoding whey acidic protein-like has product MRSLTILALAMLSLEAVLALDFISPERIAICPAASSSDEGLCASTCLTDQDCAADTKCCANACGRACVRPVMVPVPKAGGCPQRQVPLSPQLCLEKSECTSDDQCQDNKKCCFSRCAMRCMVPAPENPLQ; this is encoded by the exons ATGCGCTCTCTCACCATTCTGGCCCTGGCCATGCTCTCCCTGGAAGCGGTCCTAGCCCTGGACTTCATCTCGCCAG AGCGGATAGCCATTTGCCCCGCGGCCAGCTCATCCGACGAGGGCCTCTGCGCCAGCACCTGCCTCACCGACCAGGACTGCGCGGCTGACACCAAGTGCTGCGCCAACGCCTGTGGCCGCGCTTGCGTGCGCCCTGTCATGG TACCTGTCCCAAAGGCTGGCGGCTGCCCTCAGAGGCAGGTCCCACTGAGTCCACAGCTCTGCTTAGAGAAGAGTGAGTGCACCAGTGATGACCAGTGTCAGGACAACAAGAAGTGTTGTTTCAGCCGCTGTGCCATGAGGTGTATGGTCCCAGCCCCAG AAAATCCTCTTCAGTGA